One genomic segment of Cryptococcus neoformans var. neoformans JEC21 chromosome 8 sequence includes these proteins:
- a CDS encoding sphinganine-1-phosphate aldolase, putative: MPVFSTLINSTESYQRRFDQMARAVLVYWVLKYVLLDGFRHIKARGLCGTANEIRNKIKSLVVRIMLAFPSNRAKLNSELAKTRAELKEKLAPSQYPDGVRLTTVRTLPETGRGREWLESEWENLKKLEKADVDNGRVSGAVYHGGDELNAVINEAMAKFVVTNPLHPDVFPGVRKMESEIVSMCLNLFNGPNGAGTTTSGGTESILMSVKTHRDWARVTKGITRPEMVIPSSAHAAFWKASEYFNIKLHVIPVNQKTRKAEVAAMKRAINPNTIMIVGSAPNFPDGAIDPIPELGALAKRRNVGLHVDCCLGSFIMPFLEKAGFSEGIDPFDFRVPGVTSISCDTHKYAFCPKGTSVIMYRSSELRRFQYYVITDWAGGVYASPSMAGSRPGSVLAGAWAVLNHIGADGYTSSCRQIISAARYLTSSLRTLFPDDLYVLGDPKGPVVAFNSKTINIYAVGDVMSKKGWHLSALGGDGGLHMAFTRLSAKSVDKLIEDLGDALKEVKASPQGAGGDMVALYGLGQTSAGPHVVGKLAETFLDTLYE; encoded by the exons ATGCCTGTCTTTTCAACGCTCATAAACAGCACGGAAAGTTATCAACGTCGCTTTGACCAGATGGCCAGAGCTGTACTTGTTTACTGGGTCTTGAAATATGTTCTTCTCGACGGCTTTCGCCACATCAAGGCAAGAGGGTTATGCGGCACTGCCAATGAGATCAGAAACAAGATCAAATCTCTAGTCGTCCGCATCATGCTCGCATTCCCTTCCAACAGAGCCAAACTCAATTCTGAACTAGCCAAAACTCGAGCTGAGCTCAAAGAAAAGCTTGCGCCAAGTCAGTACCCAGATGGCGTCAGACTAACGACAGTGAGGACTTTGCCGGAAAcggggagaggaagagaatggcTAGAGAGTGAGTGGGagaacttgaagaagctcgagAAGGCGGATGTGGATAACGGTAGAGTCAGTGGAGCCGTCTATCAT GGCGGGGATGAACTTAATGCTGTCATCAACGAGGCTATGGCCAAATTTGTAGTCACCAACCCTTTGCATCCTGATGTGTTCCCTGgagtgaggaagatggaaagtgaGATCGTCAGCATGTGTCTGAACCT GTTCAACGGGCCTAATGGCGCTGGCACAA CTACTTCTGGTGGCACTGAATCTATTCTTATGTCCGTCAAGACCCACCGAGACTGGGCACGAGTAACCAAGGGTATCACAAGACCGGAAAT GGTCATCCCGTCGTCAGCCCACGCAGCATTCTGGAAAGCATCAGAATACTTCAACATCAAACTTCATGTCATCCCAGTTAACCAAAAAACAAGGAAAGCTGAAGTTGCAGCTATGAAGCGAGCTATCAACCCTAACACAATTATGATTGTCGGTTCAGCACCAAACTTTCCAGATGGCGCTATC GACCCCATCCCCGAACTCGGTGCTCTCGCGAAACGACGTAACGTCGGTCTTCACGTCGACTGCTGCTTGGGTTCATTCATCATGCCATTCCTGGAAAAAGCCGGGTTCAGTGAAGGCATTGATCCTTTCGACTTTCGAGTCCCAGGAGTGACTAGTATTAGTTGCGACACTCACAAATATGCTTTCTGTCCTAAAG GAACTTCGGTGATCATGTATCGTTCGTCTGAGCTAAGGAGATTCCAGTATTATGTTATTACTGATTGGGCTGGAGGGGTGTATGCAAGTCCTTCGATGGCTGGTTCGAG ACCCGGATCTGTCCTGGCCGGCGCATGGGCAGTACTCAACCACATCGGTGCCGA CGGCTATACCTCCTCATGCCGTCAAATCATATCGGCCGCCCGATATctcacttcttcccttcGTACCCTTTTCCCTGACGACCTTTACGTCCTCGGAGACCCCAAGGGGCCTGTAGTAGCATTTAATAGTAAGACGATAAACATATATGCGGTGGGAGATGTGATGAGTAAGAAGGGATGGCATCTGAGTGCTTTGGGTGGAGATGGGGGCTTACATATGGCTTTCACT AGACTATCAGCGAAGAGCGTGGATAAGTTGATTGAGGATTTGGGAGACGCGTTGAAAGAGGTCAAAGCATCTCCTCAAGGTGCGGGTGGGGATATGGTCGCTCTTTACG GTCTTGGACAGACGAGCGCGGGACCGCATGTGGTGGGTAAGCTCGCAGAGACGTTCTTGGATACGTTGTACGAGTAA
- a CDS encoding galactose transporter, putative, whose protein sequence is MGGGAPAGGDFEALLTQRQNEGWRGLFKNGRALGLACFASLGGVLYGYNQGVFGQVQVMYNFEQRYTATLTNPDTKGLLTSILELAAFVGALMAGPLSDRYSRKYSISAWCVVFMMGTAIQTGANSNVACIYAGRWFAGMGVGALSMLVPMFNAELAPPGIRGSLVALQQLAITFGILISYWIGYGTNYIGGTGAGQTTAAWRIPLGLQLIPGVVLCVGACFLPFSPRWLMLRGREEECLTNLARLRSSTEEAPEIQYEFRALQAERLVEREAAKERYGQEDVNFRVTMLEYKRLFTTRPLLHRLMLGAGAQALQQWTGINAIIYYAPTIFAQIGLTGSGASGTISLLATGIVGVVNFVFTIPAVLFVDNFGRRPLLAWGEANMAISHAIIAAIVAEFGDSFDSNKKAGNAAVFFIYWYIANFAVTWGPLAWVVSAEVFPLDMRAKGMSISSGVNWLMNFTVAMVTPHMIDNIGYKTYIVFMCFCVVGFLYSIFILPELKGLSLEEVDRVFHDESGAEDRARRERVAAQIGLDKVAEQIQHKEKVNDSEA, encoded by the exons atgggtggtggtgctcCTGCCGGCGGTGACTTTGAGGCTCTCCTCACTCAACGTCAGAACGAAGGCTGGCGAGGTCTTTTCAAGAACGGCCGAGCTCTCGGTTTGGCATGTTTCGCTTCTCTTGGTGGTGTCCTCTATGGCTACAACCAG GGTGTTTTCGGTCAAGTCCAAGTTATGTACAATTTTGAGCAGCGATACACTGCTACT TTGACAAACCCCGACACCAAAGGTCTCTTGACTTCTATTCTTGAACTTGCTGCTTTTGTCGGTGCCCTCATGGCCGGTCCTTTGTCTGACAGATATTCCCGAAAG TACTCCATTTCCGCTTGGTGTGTCGTCTTCATGATGGGTACTGCCATTCAAACCGGTGCCAACTCCAACGTCGCGTGCATTTACG CTGGTCGATGGTTTGCCGGTATGGGTGTCGGTGCTCTTTCTATGCTTGTTCCTATGTTCAACGCCGAGTTGGCTCCTCCCGGTATCCGAGGTTCTTTGGTCGCTCTTCAACAACTGGCCATTACATTCGGTATCCTCATTTCTTACTGGATTGGCTACGGTACCAACT ATATTGGCGGTACAGGTGCCGGTCAGACTACCGCCGCTTGGCGAATTCCCCTTGGTCTCCAGCTTATCCCTGGCGTGGTTCTTTGTGTCGGTGCttgcttccttcccttctccccccGATGGCTCATGCTTAGGG GTCGTGAGGAGGAATGTCTTACCAACTTGGCTAGGCTCCGAAGCTCTACCGAGGAAGCCCCCGAAATCCAATACGAGTTCCGTGCTCTTCAGGCTGAGCGTCTTGTAGAGCGTGAGGCCGCTAAGGAGCGATATGGTCAGGAGGACGTCAACTTCCGAGTCACCATGCTTGAGTACAAGAGGTTGTTCACCACCAGgccccttcttcaccgacTCATGCTTGGTGCTGGCGCCCAGGCTTTGCAACAATGGACGGGTATCAACGCCATTATCTATTACGCTCCCACCATCTTTGCGCAGATAGGTCTTACTGGTAGCGGTGCTAGTGGTACTATCAGTCTTTTGGCCACAGGTATCGTCGGCGTCGTCAATTTCGTCTTCACTATTCCTGCCGTCCTTTTCGTCGATAAC TTTGGTCGAAGGCCTCTCCTTGCCTGGGGCGAAGCCAACATGGCCATTTCTCACGCTATTATTGCCGCTATCGTTGCCGAATTCGGTGACAGCTTTGATAGCAACAAGAAGGCTGGTAACGCCGCTGTTTTCTTC ATCTATTGGTACATTGCCAACTTCGCTGTCACCTGGGGTCCCTTGGCTTGGGTTGTTTCCGCTGAAGTCTTCCCTCTCGACATGCGTGCTAAGGGTATGAGTATTTCTTCCGGTGTGAACTGGCTT ATGAACTTCACTGTCGCTATGGTCACCCCTCACATGATCGATAACATTGGCTACAAGACCTACATCGTCTTCATGTGCTTCTGTGTCGTTGGCTTCCTGTattccatcttcatccttccagAACTTAAGGGTCTCTCTCTCGAAGAGGTCGACAGGGTCTTCCACGACGAGTCCGGTGCCGAGGACCGAGCACGACGAGAGCGTGTTGCTGCCCAGATCGGTTTGGACAAGGTTGCCGAGCAGATTCAGCacaaggagaaggtcaACGATTCCGAAGCTTAA
- a CDS encoding glutamate 5-kinase, putative, with protein MSGKSKFTPLTIVIKLGTSSIVSPTYPFVPHLRLLSSIVETVVKLRTQGHRVVLVSSGAIGVGLRRMDLKERGKGLHQKQALAAVGQGRLIALWDNLFSQLDQPIAQILLTRMDISDRTRYLNAQNTFSELLQMGVIPIVNENDTVSVSEIKFGDNDTLSAISSAICHADYLFLLTDVDCLYTDNPRTNPDAKPVRVVRDIEKVKQQVSTSTLGTSLGTGGMSTKLIAAELATAAGTTTVVMHSINVTDIFKVIENGPSPCREVAETPELFEGPLCTRFLRRESALKDRKWWIAHGLHAAGTVVIDEGACRAIRRKESGGRLLPAGVVRVVGPFASHQAVRLVVRRRRHDDIAALSSVDESTPGSPTPDLSQVPQPATFASPALRHLTIGTTNPITVMSDANNTEPDTPQLQPSMSLSSSIASLDPLSRSVPPSPAITALAERLGTTSLTSIGRGVAEGESDEWEEVEVAKGLAQYNSVEIDRMKGRKSSEIEKLIGYVESEHVVDSITFL; from the exons ATGTCC GGTAAATCAAAATTCACCCCTCTGACTATCGTCATTAAGCTCG GTACCTCATCTATTGTATCCCCGACATATCCTTTTGTCCCCCACCTTCGACTTCTTTCATCTATTGTTGAGACTGTAGTGAAACTCCGGACCCAAGGACATCGTGTCGTCTTGGTATCTTCGGGTGCTATCGGTGTGGGGTTAAGGAGGATGGATCTtaaggaaagagggaaggggTTGCATCAGAAGCAG GcccttgctgctgttggtCAAGGGCGGCTGATTGCGCTGTGGGATAATCTGTTTTCTCAATTGGATCAGCCTATTGCCCAGATTCTTCTCACCCGAATGGACATTTCAGAC AGAACGCGTTATCTCAACGCTCAAAACACTTTCTCTGAATTATTGCAAATGGGCGTTATTCCTATCGTCAATGAGAATGATACAGTCTCAGTATCT GAAATCAAATTTGGCGACAATGACACATTATCGGCGATCTCTTCTGCTATCTGCCATGCCGActatctcttccttttgacTGACGTTGACTGTTT ATACACAGACAACCCCCGTACCAACCCCGATGCGAAGCCTGTGAGAGTCGTACGCGATATTGAGAAGGTGAAACAGCAAG TATCTACTTCTACCCTCGGAACATCTCTTGGCACAGGAGGCATGTCCACAAAGCTCATTGCGGCCGAGCTTGCTACCGCTGCTGGCACAACCACCGTTGTTATGCATTCTATCAACGTAACTGACATTTTCAAAGTCATTGAAAACGGCCCTTCGCCTTGCCGAGAGGTTGCAGAGACTCCAGAATTGTTTGAGGGCCCACTGTGTACGAGGTTTTTAAGACGAGAGTCAGCCCTTAAAGA CCGAAAATGGTGGATCGCCCACGGTCTTCACGCTGCCGGTACCGTTGTCATCGACGAAGGTGCCTGCCGTGCCATTCGACGCAAAGAATCCGGTggtcgtcttcttcctgccGGTGTCGTCCGCGTGGTTGGCCCTTTCGCAAGTCACCAAGCCGTCCGTCTCGTTGTTCGCCGTCGACGCCACGACGACATCGCTGCCCTTAGCTCAGTCGACGAATCAACCCCCGGTAGCCCTACCCCCGACCTTTCCCAAGTACCCCAGCCGGCGACATTCGcttctcctgctcttcGACACCTTACGATTGGGACTACCAATCCTATCACCGTCATGTCCGACGCCAACAACACTGAACCTGATACTCCTCAACTCCAACCTTCCATGTCTCTTTCATCGTCGATCGCTTCCCTCGACCCTTTGAGCAGGAGTGTGCCCCCTAGTCCTGCGATAACGGCTTTGGCGGAGAGGTTGGGCACGACATCGTTAACGAGTATTGGGCGGGGAGTGGCCGAAGGAGAGAGTGATGAGTGGGAAGAGGTCGAGGTGGCGAAGGGTCTAGCTCAATACAACAGTGTAGAAATTGACAGGATGAAGGGACGAAAGAG TTCGGAAATTGAAAAACTTATTGGATACGTCGAGAGCGAGCATGTGGTGGACTCGATTACCTTCTTGTAG
- a CDS encoding intra-Golgi transport-related protein, putative has product MSTNPNTPAPPASRTNPISLRIYKAIGTSFDDVSSREALEIASGMYGPEDPKAKVKAQPEYEELEEDDDTLPKRRTLKGQSAAIARKYLKQDIETCLATGSTKFLEAFAEVDQKLNVLREHMQEMQVRCDQVQSELDQANSGTKFLLERADVLRSQRDSAQLRAHLITLFLSRFTLSNSELTALTSREVTIGQPLFDALDHVEKIRTDCEVLLSGEEGKAQAGLDIMSLTSEQLESGYSKIHRYCQFEFRQFTREAQLEASSVMRQAICRLRDRPALLADAIQTLTSTRQSSILHQFLDALTRGGPGGLPRPIEIHAHDPTRYVGDMLAWVHQTTATEHEFLEGMFGVKEKKRWVGQERGGEEGEEERMASEVLDKDLEGLSRPLKLRIQETIKSQEGIIMTYKIANLLHFYLVTMRKTIGGKAMLVQTLQEIHDQAYIAFYETLDAQGRGLLRFLHPPDATLTPPITLRDAAQILRELLFVYSTSLIDPAERESDADLAKLLDKAVGPCVEMCERMAEMRRGKSGGGEWERDIFMVNSLGYLEHTLEMYDFTTKTLHMLDEKIKTHVESMTFEHHGKLLESCGLAAVMRTIRTRPEDTPLSRLHATSPKSLTSALSKFSTWISTVDPSTSPRLALLTSPRLAVEIHRKALRKIYDAYGEICERVLDKAEGYEFGETMLRRGRDEVGVALGVGEDWELEEDTEEKSMKQKEQQDEDTEDQGEKGIMQEEHKAQDAGNTEDKA; this is encoded by the exons ATGTCCACCAACCCAAACACACCTGCACCACCAGCGTCGAGGACGAATCCCATCTCGCTCAGGATCTACAAAGCCATCGGCACATCTTTCGACGATGTATCGTCAAGAGAAGCCTTGGAAATTGCTTCAGGGATGTATGGTCCTGAAGACCCAAAAGCGAAGGTCAAAGCGCAGCCAGAATATGAAGAActagaagaagacgatgacACTCTCCCAAAGAGACGTACATTAAAAGGTCAAAGTGCTGCTATAGCGAGGAAGTACCTTAAACAGGACATCGAAACGTGCCTTGCGACTGGGAGTACCAAGTTTCTCGAAGCTTTCGCAGAGGTTGACCAG AAACTCAATGTCCTGAGGGAACATATGCAAGAAATGCAAGTGCGGTGCGACCAAGTTCAATCCGAACTTGATCAAGCGAATAGCGGTACAAAGTTTCTCCTCGAACGAGCGGATGTCCTCAGGTCTCAACG TGACTCTGCCCAACTTCGTGCCCATCTTatcaccctcttcctctcgcGATTCACTCTGTCCAACTCTGAGCTGACAGCTCTTACATCCCGTGAGGTAACCATCGGTCAACCCTTGTTCGACGCTTTGGACCATGTGGAGAAGATTAGGACGGATTGTGAGGTGCTTCTCAgcggtgaagaagggaaggcaCAGGCAGG CCTTGATATAATGTCGCTCACTTCTGAACAGTTGGAATCGGGATATTCGAAGATCCATCGATATTGTCAATTCGAATTCCGACAGTTTACCCGTGAAGCACAGCTCGAAGCGTCCTCCGTGATGCGTCAGGCTATCTGTCGTTTGCGCGATCGTCCTGCTCTACTTGC TGATGCAATCCAAACCCTTACATCTACCCGTCAatcatccatcctccaccaaTTCCTCGACGCTCTCACTCGAGGAGGTCCCGGTGGTCTCCCCCGACCTATCGAAATCCACGCACACGACCCAACGCGATATGTCGGTGATATGCTTGCTTGGGTCCATCAGACGACTGCGACGGAACACGAGTTTTTGGAAGGGATGTTTGGGgtaaaggagaagaaacggTGGGTGGGTCAGGAGAGaggtggggaagagggggaagaggagaggatggctAGTGAGGTGTTGGATAAGGATCTTGAAGGGTTGAGTCGGCCTTTGAAG TTGCGTATCCAAGAAACGATAAAATCACAAGAAGGTATCATCATGACGTACAAGATTGCCAACCTTTTACATTTCTATCTTGTGACTATGCGAAAGACTATTGGGGGAAAAGCCATGCTGGTTCAGACATTACAAGA GATCCATGACCAAGCTTATATCGCCTTCTACGAAACTCTCGACGCTCAAGGTCGAGGTCTTCTCCGTTTTCTCCAC CCCCCAGATGCGACACTCACTCCACCCATCACACTGCGCGACGCCGCTCAAATCCTCCGCGAACTCTTATTTGTCTACTCTACTTCCCTCATCGACCCTGCTGAACGCGAATCAGATGCGGATCTGGCAAAGTTATTGGATAAAGCAGTTGGACCTTGTGTGGAGATGTGTGAGAGGATGGCAGAGatgagaaggggaaaaagCGGTGGTGGGGAGTGGGAGAGGGATATCTTTATGGTTAACAGTTTGGGTTACCTAGAG CATACATTGGAGATGTATGACTTTACCACAAAGACGTTGCATATGTTGGatgagaagatcaagacTCATGTGGAGAGTATGACTTTTGAACAT CATGGTAAACTTCTGGAGTCTTGTGGCCTTGCCGCCGTCATGCGTACCATCCGTACTCGTCCAGAAGAT ACCCCTCTATCCCGTCTTCACGCCACATCCCCCAAATCACTCACGTCCGCCCTCTCCAAGTTCTCTACCTGGATATCCACCGTCGACCCTTCCACCTCCCCTCGCCTCGCGCTCTTGACTTCTCCACGACTTGCAGTAGAGATTCATCGGAAAGCTTTACGTAAGATATATGATGCTTATGGAGAAATTTGTGAGAGGGTGCTGGATAAAGCGGAGGGGTATGAGTTTGGGGAGACGATGttgaggagagggagggacGAAGTTGGGGTTGCACTCGGGGTGGGGGAAGACTGGGAACTGGAAGAGGACACGGAGGAGAAAAGCATGAAACAGAAAGAACAGCAGGATGAGGATACGGAAGATCAAGGGGAGAAGGGCATCATGCAAGAAGAACATAAGGCACAGGACGCTGGGAACACAGAAGACAAGGCATAG
- a CDS encoding CDP-diacylglycerol-inositol 3-phosphatidyltransferase, putative: MMAPTTRSKQSTPVLEPEESTSTSTATSLGPGEGELKQRAREGSRSRTRDEVWDPKYAVDLATTTVDENVFLFVPNLIGYTRVITAAASLFFMPYHPKACTMLYSVSCMLDVVDGQAARALGQTSRFGAVLDMVTDRCTTACLLCFLSSVYPTYSMLFMFLITLDFSSHYIHMYSSLTTGSSSHKTVTSDVSRILWYYYNDSRTLFVFCFANELFFVCLYLNHYWTTPLMANFPIPTAILTSELTAAHPKLVGGVINVLRNLNWPQVVAAMTFPICAGKQIINVVQFWKASKILVGVDLAERRAAREQKLAAQLRGR; this comes from the exons ATGATGGCGCCCACAACCCGCTCAAAACAGTCTACTCCTGTACTTGAACCTGAGGAatccacatccacatctacCGCCACCTCTCTCGGCCCCGGGGAGGGAGAGCTCAAGCAGCGCGCCAGGGAAGGAAGTAGGTCCAGGACGAGAGACGAAGTTTGGGATCCAAAGTA TGCGGTTGATTTGGC GACTACCAC CGTGGACGAAAATGTATTTCTCTTCGTCCCCAACCTGATCGGCTACACCCGCGTCATCACGGCCGCCGCTTCCTTATTCTTCATGCCTTACCACCCCAAAGCATGTACTATGCTCTACTCCGTCTCGTGTATGCTTGATGTAGTCGATGGCCAAGCCGCAAGGGCTTTGGGACAAACTAGCAGATTTGGAGCTGTTTTGGATATGGTGACTGATCG ATGCACCACTGCCTGCCTGTTGTGCTTCCTCTCAAGCGTGTACCCCACTTATTCTATGCTTTTCATgttcctcatcacccttGACTTCTCCTCTCATTACATTCACATGTACTC GTCTCTCACCACGGGATCATCTAGCCACAAGACTGTCACCTCTGATGTCTCCCGTATCCTCTGGTACTATTACAACGATTCC cGTActctcttcgtcttctgcTTCGCCAACgaactcttcttcgtctgcCTCTACCTCAACCACTACTGGACTACTCCCTTGATGGCCAactttcccattcccaccGCTATCCTAACCTCGGAGCTCACTGCCGCTCACCCCAAGTTGGTCGGCGGGGTGATCAATGTGTTGAGGAACTTGAATTGGCCGCAAGTGGTGGCCGCTATGACTTTCCCGATTTGTGCGGGGAAGCAGATTATCAATGTTGTGCAATTCTGGAAGGCTAGCAAGATC CTTGTTGGTGTCGACCTCGCCGAGAGACGAGCTGCTCGTGAACAGAAACTTGCAGCACAACTTCGAGGGCGGTAA
- a CDS encoding sugar transporter, putative, with the protein MSTVDPTNVVHEKHARPEHLSDADNATILSSNGFRLSEEDIQAARDVSPSRVSGKGLTWMVTFVAGTGFTLFGYDQGVMSGLLTLPSFEAQFPNTAGGFEGSRTATLQSFMVAIYEIGCMMGAISSIWIGDRLGRRHTISLGGLIMLVGAILQTAAVDYAMMLVARVVTGVGNGLLTSTVPAYQSECSKPHRRGQLVLVEGSLIAFGIMVSYWMDLAFYFTSGSVSWRFPIAFQIVFILVMIICMYTFRLPESPRWLAAKGRNAESLAVLAALSNTTVDDQEVMNTFHGITDTLAAENSGSFKFSEIFTHGKSQHFRRTLLGMAAQCFQQICGINLITYYLTSVLTGLGLGAVMSRIISGVNGTCYFLTSLIAIAIVERAGRRPLMLWMAGFQAATMAILAGLYDLSTDEENPNKTAQVFSVLMLFLFNTWFSVGYLGMTWLYPAEVTPLRVRAPANALSTASNWVFNFMVVMATGPMFANIGWGTYAFFAAINAVVILPSVYLFFPETKRYSLEDLDIIFAKANTEGRSPVRVSLHPEEIPPAGSRQAEEILGRAPAPHLKSKTSHVNMITRALSRTSESGKHRDQHHETV; encoded by the exons ATGTCTACCGTTGACCCAACCAACGTTGTCCATGAGAAACATGCGAGGCCCGAACATCTATCGGACGCCGACAATGCGACAATATTATCCAGCAACGGTTTCCGATtatcagaagaagatattcAAGCCGCTCGGGATGTCTCACCATCTAGGGTTTCTGGCAAGGGGTTGACTTGGATG GTAACCTTTGTCGCTGGTACCGGTTTCACCCTTTTCGGATACGATCAAGGTGTTATGTCTGGTCTCTTAaccctcccttctttcgaAGCTCAGTTCCCCAATACCGCTGGTGGTTTCGAAGGATCCCGAACAGCGACCCTCCAGTCATTTATGGTGGCCATCT ACGAGATCGGTTGTATGATGGGTGCCATTTCAAGTATTTGGATTGGCGACCGACTTGGTCGTCGACATACCATCTCTCT CGGTGGTCTTATCATGCTTGTCGGTGCCATCCTTCAGACTGCCGCTGTTGATTACGCCATGATGCTCGTAGCTCGTGTCGTTACAGGTGTCGGAAACGGTCTCTTGACTTCTACTGTCCCCGCATATCAGAGTGAATGTTCCAAACCCCACCGACGAGGTCAGCTAGTGCTTGTAGAGGGTTCTTTGATTGCCTTTGGTATCATGGTTTCTTATTG GATGGATCTCGCCTTCTACTTCACCTCCGGATCCGTTTCATGGCGATTTCCTATTGCGTTCCAAATTGTGTTCATCTTGGTCATGATCATCTGCATG TACACCTTCCGACTCCCTGAATCTCCACGATGGCTTGCGGCAAAGGGCAGAAATGCAGAATCTCTTGCGGTTCTTGCTGCGTTGTCCAATACTACAGTTGACGACCAAGAGGTTATGAACACTTTCCATGGTATCACAGACACGCTCGCGGCGGAGAATTCTGGTTCTTTCAAGTTCTCCGAGATCTTCACTCACGGAAAGTCTCAGCACTTTAGGAGAACTTTGCTCGGTATGGCTGCTCAATGTTTCCAACAGATTTGTGGAATTAA CCTTATTACCTATTACCTTACTTCTGTGTTGACCGGTCTCGGCCTCGGTGCGGTAATGTCTCGAATCATTTCGGGTGTCAACGGTACTTGTTACTTCCTCACTTCTCTTATCGCCATTGCCATCGTCGAACGCGCTGGTCGTCGTCCTCTTATGCTCTGGATGGCCGGGTTCCAAGCTGCCACTATGGCTATCCTTGCAGGTCTCTATGATCTCTCGACCGATGAGGAAAACCCGAACAAAACTGCCCAAGTCTTCTCTGTTCTCAtgcttttcctcttcaacactTGGTTCTCTGTCGGTTACCTTGGCATGACCTGGCTTTATCCGGCTGAAGTCACACCTCTTCGAGTGCGTGCCCCTGCCAATGCGTTGTCCACCGCTTCCAACTGGGTCTTCAACTTTATGGTCGTAATGGCTACCGGTCCCATGTTCGCCAACATCGGATGGGGTACATATGCCTTTTTCGCCGCCATCAACGCAGTCGttatccttccttctgttTATTTGTTCTTCCCTG AGACCAAGCGATACAGTCTCGAAGATTTGGAtatcatcttcgccaagGCCAACACAGAGGGTCGTTCCCCTGTTCGTGTTTCCCTTCACCCTGAGGAGATCCCTCCTGCTGGTTCAAGGCAGGCTGAAGAAATCCTTGGCCGTGCACCCGCCCCTCATCTAAAGTCTAAGACTAGTCACGTCAACATGATAACAAGAGCATTGTCAAGGACGAGTGAGAGTGGCAAACACCGTGATCAGCACCATGAGACTGTTTAG